The window TCATCACGGCATCGGGCAAGCGTGCCGCGGAGCTCGCGAACGAGGCCATCCCGTTCAGCGGGTACGTGCTCTCGGTGCTCGTGATCATCGGCGGGCTCGTGTTCAACATCGGGAACATCGCCGGCGCCGGCCTCGGGCTCAACGCGATGCTCGGCCTCGATCCGAAGATCGGCGGCGCGCTCAGCGCGCTCCTCGCGATCGGCATCTTCCTGTCCCGCAAGGCCGGGCTCCTGCTCGATCGCGCGATGATCGTGTTCGGTCTCATCATGATCGGCCTCACGGTCGCCGTCGCGATCATCGCGAACCCGCCCGTGGGCGACGCGCTGCGGCAGACCGTCCTCCCCGACACGATCGACTTCGCGGCCATCACGACCATCGTGGGCGGCACCGTCGGCGGCTACATCACCTACGCGGGCGCCCACAAGCTGCTCGACTCGGGGACCGCGGGCCCGGAGCACATCAAGCAGGTCACGAACTCGGCGTTCACCGGCATCGCGATCACCGGGATCATGCGCTACGTCCTCTTCCTCGGCTTCCTCGGCGTGACCGCGAGCGGCGTCGTCCTCGATCTGTCCGGCAATCCCGCGGGCCAGGCCTTCGAGGCAGCGGCAGGCGAGTGGGGCATGCGCGCGTTCGGTCTCGTGCTCTGGGCCGCGGGCATCTCGAGCGTCATCGGCGCGGCGTTCACCTCGGTCTCCTTCATGACCGTGTTCAGCGCGAAGCTCGACCAGCGGCGGCGTGGCTGGGTGACCGTCCTGTTCATCGTCATCGGACTCGTCGCATACCTCATCATGGGCACGACGCCGGTCGCCCTGCTCGTGTTCGCGGGCGGGTTCAACGGCCTCATCCTGCCGCTCGGGTTCACGGTCTTCATGTACATCGCCTGGTTCCGGCGCGACCTGCTCGGCGGCTACCGCGTGCAATGGTGGTTGCTCGCGCTCGGCACCGCGACGACCGTGCTGACGTGGTACATGGGCGTGGTCTCGTTCACCAAGATCTTCGAGTTCCTGGCCGCATAGACAGACGATTCCGTGACCGGACGAAGGAGTGCACAGCAATGACCTCGAACGTGGATCTCAACAGCGATCTCGGCGAACACTTCGGTTCGTGGCGCATGGGCGACGACGCGGCGATGCTCGAGATCGTGACGAGCGCGAACGTCGCCTGCGGATTCCACGCGGGCGACCCGAGATCGATCCTCGAGACCCTCCGCGGTGCGGCGGCGCACGGGGTCTCGGTCGGCGCGCACGTCGCCTACCCCGACCTCGTCGGCTTCGGGCGCCGCCCGATGTCGCTCTCGCGCGACGAGCTCTTCGCCGATGTCGTCTACCAGATCGGCGCCCTCCAGGGCCTCGCGCGGGTCGCGGGCACCGGGGTCGGCTACGTGAAGCCCCACGGCGCGCTCTACAACCGCATCGCGTTCGACGAGGCCGAGGCCGCCGTCGTGATCGACGCGATCCGGGCGGTCGACGCCGAGCTCGCGCTCGTGTGCCTCGCCGGTTCGCCGCTCGTCGAGCAGGCCGAGGCGGCGGGCCTGCGGGCCGTCCCGGAGGCGTTCGCGGATCGCGCCTACGAGCCCGACGGCGCGCTCGTCTCC is drawn from Pseudoclavibacter chungangensis and contains these coding sequences:
- a CDS encoding NRAMP family divalent metal transporter — its product is MSDRTSPGNDKGDGVSVPGPATTTSGAVGFARSRRASLIGAIFMMATSAIGPGFITQTATFTASLGAAFAFGILASIVIDFIVQANIWQIITASGKRAAELANEAIPFSGYVLSVLVIIGGLVFNIGNIAGAGLGLNAMLGLDPKIGGALSALLAIGIFLSRKAGLLLDRAMIVFGLIMIGLTVAVAIIANPPVGDALRQTVLPDTIDFAAITTIVGGTVGGYITYAGAHKLLDSGTAGPEHIKQVTNSAFTGIAITGIMRYVLFLGFLGVTASGVVLDLSGNPAGQAFEAAAGEWGMRAFGLVLWAAGISSVIGAAFTSVSFMTVFSAKLDQRRRGWVTVLFIVIGLVAYLIMGTTPVALLVFAGGFNGLILPLGFTVFMYIAWFRRDLLGGYRVQWWLLALGTATTVLTWYMGVVSFTKIFEFLAA
- a CDS encoding LamB/YcsF family protein, which encodes MTSNVDLNSDLGEHFGSWRMGDDAAMLEIVTSANVACGFHAGDPRSILETLRGAAAHGVSVGAHVAYPDLVGFGRRPMSLSRDELFADVVYQIGALQGLARVAGTGVGYVKPHGALYNRIAFDEAEAAVVIDAIRAVDAELALVCLAGSPLVEQAEAAGLRAVPEAFADRAYEPDGALVSRREEGAVLHDPEEVARRMLELVRTGTLTARDGSVVAVRAESVCVHGDSPAAVEMARAVRSALTVGGIDVSSVVPAGR